One region of Plasmodium gaboni strain SY75 chromosome 6, whole genome shotgun sequence genomic DNA includes:
- a CDS encoding hypothetical protein (conserved Plasmodium protein, unknown function) gives MEDRLLDFNMYGSQLHNLLHNAFSTCLEESERACKRSYVVAIILAFLVLHALLYMKYKKNFKVSSIFKKSKKNKLSKHYEEDDDEDDHPPPRHSSLPNERKGSFPPRQPARSHSSSSSMFASANAEN, from the exons ATGGAGGACCGTTTATTGGattttaatatgtatgGATCCCAATTACACAATTTATTACATAATGCATTTTCAACATGCTTGGAAGAATCAGAAAGAGCATGCAAACGTAGTTATGTAGTTGCTATCATTTTAGCTTTTCTGGTTTTACACGCTCTTCTTTAcatgaaatataaaaaaaactttaaagtg AGTagtatatttaaaaaatccAAGAAAAACAAATTGTCAAAACACTATGAAGAAGATGACGACGAAGACGATCATCCACCTCCTCGTCACTCATCTTTACCAAATGAACGTAAAGGTTCCTTCCCACCTCGTCAACCAGCTCGTTCCCATTCATCAAGTTCATCTATGTTTGCCTCAGCCAATGCagaaaattaa